The Gammaproteobacteria bacterium region GATCTGGCCTTTGCGGACGATATTGTCCAGTAAATACTGCTGTTCACTCACAAAGTGACCGGAAAGCTTTATGCGTTGATAGCGAGGCTCGGACTGTCTGAGCGCATTTTTCAAGTCAATTGCCTGGGTATCTCCCGATGCAAAAGCGGAAAATAAGCCGGTTTTTTCCTCCGCGCGCTCGAGTTGCCATTGCCCGAGTGACAATAACAGCGCCAACAACACAATATAGGCCAGGCTTGGCAATAGGCTCGGCTGAAAACGGCGGCTTGTTATAAATTTTGAGAATAAATCGCGCATCGCTTAATGGTCGTATAATGTCGGTATGGGAATCAAATTTTTATTGTTCATTATACTCCTCGCCATCGTCATTAGTCTGGGCTCTGCCCTGGTGCAAATGCTCACCGACAAAGGCAGCTCGGAAAAAATGATGAAATCACTCATGGTCCGGGTGTTGTTATCATTTTTCTTTATTGGGCTGATGTTCGTGTTGTACAAAACCGGATACATCCAGCCGAATAGCCGTCCGTATTAAGCTGAATTTCCACACGCTTATTCTTACTATGAATCGTGCAATCAAATTCTTGTTAATCGTATTGTTTGCTATGCTGATATTAAGCCAGGTAAGCATGATGGGTGTGTTCATCGGCTACGACAGTCTCGTTTTGACTAATTTGCTTGCTGCACAAAATTATTTATTACTCCCGCTGGCAGCCCTTTGCGTATTCGGCCTACTGGTCTATATCCACAGCTTTGGGCTTAAACAAGGTTTGTGGTCCATATGGCAACGCCTGCCTGGCTGGATAATTTTCATGCTGGTTATGATCAATTTACTTGTATTATCTGGTGGAATTGCGGTATTTCTTGTTCAACAAAAATTTGGCATGCCGGCTGCTGCGGGTGAGTTAACCGCAATTTTCTCGGCCTTGATGACAAGTTTCGCCTTTATGCTCACTTATACATTTTTGCAACAAGACAAACTCCCCAGTACCTATGCCGAACGCAATCAGCATCGTGGCGATGTACCTCTGGAATGGCATGAGCTGTGGAAAAAATAATGGGAATAAAATGAATACTAATAAAACCGGATACGACGTTCTTAAAGATGCCGTCCTGAATAAATCCTCGGCCTTCACACACGCCGAACGTGAAGCACTCGGAATTCGCGGGCTTTTGCCTTATCGAGTTAATACCCAGGAAAACCAGATCGACCGGGTTCTGGCAAATTTACGTCGCAAGTCAACCGACATTGATAAGTATGTTTTTTTGCTGTCGCTGCAAATGCGTGCTGAAAAACTCTTTTACCGGATTGTCACGGAAAATTTTAATGAAATAATGCCCTTGATATATACCCCGACTGTGGGACAGGCGTGTAAAGAGTTTGCCCACATTTTTCGTATGCCCAAGGGTTTTTATATAACCCCGGACGACAAAGGCGAGATTGATAAGATTCTGGATAACTGGCCAGACAAAGACGTGCAAGTGATCGTGGTAACCGACGGGCAACGCATTTTGGGTCTGGGAGACCTCGGTGCCAATGGCATGGGAATTCCCATTGGTAAACTCGCTTTGTACACCGCCTGCGCCGGGATCGACCCGCAGCGCTGCATGCCAGTCATGTTTGATGTTGGCACTAACAATGAAGAGCTTTTGAATGATCCGATCTATCTCGGCTATCCGCACAAACGCCTAAGCGGCGACGCCTATTTCGAGTTAATGGACGAATTTATCACTGCGGTGAAAAAGAAATACCCCAATGTACTGGTGCAATTCGAAGATTTTCAAACCGAGAACGCTTACACCTTGCTGGATACCTATCGTGACAAGATCCTTTCCTTTAATGACGATATCCAGGGTACTGCAGCGGTGTCTTTGGCGGGCTTGTATGCCTCGACTCGTATCAGTGGTCTGGATTTTAAAGACTTGCGCGTTATGTTCCTGGGTGCCGGGTCGGCAGCGACCGGGATTGGAGACTTGATCGCCAGCGCCCTGGTTGAAGAAGGTCTGTCTAAAGAAGAAGCCATGCAACGCTTATGGTTTTTGGACCGCGGTGGCCTGGTGGTCAAAGAACGCGATGACCTGGCGGCGCATAAGAAACCTTTTGCCCACGAACACCCGCGCATGAACCTGATGGAAGCCATCGCCGATATCAAACCGCATGTGTTGATTGGCGCGACCGGCACGCCGGGTACCTTTACCCGCGAAGTGGTGGAGTTGATGTGCGAGTTGAATGAACGCCCGACCATATTTGCCTTGTCCAACCCCACTTCGCGCGCTGAGTGTACCGCCGCAGAAGCCTATACCTGGAGCGACGGTAAAGCTATATTTGCGAGCGGCAGTCCGTTTCCGGCCTTTGAATGGAAAGGAAAGAATTACATCCCCGGTCAAGGGAATAATGCCTACATCTTCCCGGGCGTAGGCTTAGGCGCGGTTGCTTGTAAAGCCACCAGGATTGATGACGAAATCTTCTTAACTGCTGCCAAAGCATTGGCTAGCCTGATCGGCGAGCATCATCTTGAAACCTCAACGCTGTATCCAAACTTGCAAGACATTCGCGAAGTGTCTTTAAGTATCGCGGTGAAAGTGGCTGAGAAACTGTATGAGCAAGGCGTTACGCAAGAACCAAGGCCTGATGATTTACGCGAGTTTATGCGAGCACAAATGTACGATACGCATTATTGATCGCTGCTCACGATTGGTGTGTATCTACTTTAACCCGGCTGCCCTCACCTGAATCCTCTCCCACAGGGAAAGGGCCTTAAATAATTTTCGTCTTTACTCCCTCTCCCTCTGGGAGAGGTCGGGGTGAGGGTATTGGCCTTTGCTAAGAAGATTTAATTGGGAATACTTTCGCCCCCAAATACACGAACGGGAAAAACACCAATACAGAAATAATTGAAACCCACAAAGGTTGTGGAACCGCTATGGCATTCATCACCCCGGCAATGGTCAGTGCAAATCCGACGATAAGAGCAGGCACATATTTTTCTTTTGCGACCGCGGTTGCCGCCATGCCACCAAAAAAACTGCCAACAATGTAACTTAATATGACCATCAAAAAGGCTCCGGTGGGCAGAGTTTTCACAAACGCTACAAAGGCCTCTTTGTCGTTATAGTCGAGACCTTCTGGCCAGGGATACATTTGACCCGAGATCGCCTGAACGAGACTGATACCCAGTACGCCGATCACGACGCCTGTTATTAC contains the following coding sequences:
- a CDS encoding twin transmembrane helix small protein, coding for MGIKFLLFIILLAIVISLGSALVQMLTDKGSSEKMMKSLMVRVLLSFFFIGLMFVLYKTGYIQPNSRPY
- a CDS encoding NAD-dependent malic enzyme, producing MNTNKTGYDVLKDAVLNKSSAFTHAEREALGIRGLLPYRVNTQENQIDRVLANLRRKSTDIDKYVFLLSLQMRAEKLFYRIVTENFNEIMPLIYTPTVGQACKEFAHIFRMPKGFYITPDDKGEIDKILDNWPDKDVQVIVVTDGQRILGLGDLGANGMGIPIGKLALYTACAGIDPQRCMPVMFDVGTNNEELLNDPIYLGYPHKRLSGDAYFELMDEFITAVKKKYPNVLVQFEDFQTENAYTLLDTYRDKILSFNDDIQGTAAVSLAGLYASTRISGLDFKDLRVMFLGAGSAATGIGDLIASALVEEGLSKEEAMQRLWFLDRGGLVVKERDDLAAHKKPFAHEHPRMNLMEAIADIKPHVLIGATGTPGTFTREVVELMCELNERPTIFALSNPTSRAECTAAEAYTWSDGKAIFASGSPFPAFEWKGKNYIPGQGNNAYIFPGVGLGAVACKATRIDDEIFLTAAKALASLIGEHHLETSTLYPNLQDIREVSLSIAVKVAEKLYEQGVTQEPRPDDLREFMRAQMYDTHY